One region of Zingiber officinale cultivar Zhangliang chromosome 7B, Zo_v1.1, whole genome shotgun sequence genomic DNA includes:
- the LOC122006345 gene encoding hydroxyproline O-galactosyltransferase GALT6-like — protein sequence MRRSPKVEAALSLGRKRSLQVMLVAFLLYVALVFIFELPFLSHGIPPALSSAGYAAAGIFGGDGLSIPLNLGAEDRAAPFRPLHGTRRLGGSAGGPAGIRLPSERRRTMSVSGLDFLFDSSSVGRGPFSGLHKAAWDAWEVGQKLLKELKAVPLAWSVAAKENRTQEKCPHSIILSGEEFLQRGKVMVLPCGLTLGSHITLVGKPYQAHAEYDPKIAILNEGEKQVMVSQFMMELQGLKTVDGEDPPRILHFNPRLKGDWSGKPVIEQNTCYRMQWGSAQRCEGWKSLFNDETVDGLVKCEKWIRDDDNRMEESTATWWLNRLIGRTKKISMDWPYPFVEDKLFVLTLSAGLEGYHVNVDGRHVTSFPYRTAYVLEDATGLSVNGDLHVHNIFAGSLPTSHPSFAPQKNLELSSEWQAPPLPDGPVELFIGILSAGNHFAERMAVRKSWMRAVSKSSDMVARFFVALHGRKEVNFELKKEAEFFGDIVIVPFLDSYDLVVLKTVAICEYGVRIVSARYIMKCDDDTFVRIDPVMNKVKTVPIEKSLYIGNINYHHKPLREGKWAVTYEEWPEEDYPPYANGPGYVVSSDIARFIISDFEKHKLRLFKMEDVSMGMWVEQFNKSRTVEYIHSLKFCQFGCIDDYYTAHYQSPRQMTCMWDKLQAGKPQCCNMR from the exons ATGAGGAGGTCGCCCAAGGTGGAAGCGGCGCTATCCCTCGGCCGGAAGCGGTCGCTGCAGGTCATGCTCGTCGCCTTCCTACTTTATGTCGCACTTGTTTTCATCTTCGAGCTTCCTTTCCTCTCCCACGGGATTCCCCCCGCCCTCTCTTCCGCTGGGTATGCTGCCGCCGGGATCTTCGGTGGAGACGGACTGAGCATCCCTCTGAACCTCGGCGCCGAGGATCGTGCCGCGCCGTTTCGTCCTTTGCACGGAACCCGCCGCCTGGGTGGCTCCGCCGGGGGACCTGCAGGCATCCGCCTCCCGTCGGAGCGGAGGAGGACGATGTCCGTCTCGGGACTCGATTTCCTCTTCGACAGTTCCTCCGTTGGCAGAGGGCCATTCTCTGGGCTTCACAAGGCCGCGTGGGACGCGTGGGAGGTTGGGCAGAAGCTGCTCAAGGAGCTTAAAGCGGTGCCTTTGGCGTGGTCTGTGGCCGCCAAGGAGAATCGAACTCAGGAGAAGTGTCCGCACTCGATAATACTCTCCGGGGAAGAGTTTCTTCAACGGGGGAAGGTGATGGTGCTCCCCTGTGGGTTGACGTTGGGTTCTCACATCACCCTCGTTGGGAAGCCGTACCAAGCCCACGCGGAGTACGACCCTAAAATTGCGATTTTGAACGAAGGGGAGAAGCAGGTTATGGTGTCTCAGTTCATGATGGAGCTGCAGGGGCTCAAGACGGTGGATGGGGAGGATCCGCCTAGGATCCTCCATTTCAATCCTCGGCTGAAGGGCGATTGGAGCGGAAAGCCAGTTATTGAGCAGAATACTTGCTACCGAATGCAATGGGGATCTGCCCAACGGTGCGAGGGATGGAAatccttgttcaatgatgaaacTG TTGATGGGCTCGTGAAGTGTGAAAAGTGGATACGTGATGATGACAACCGGATGGAAGAGTCAACGGCAACATGGTGGTTAAACAGATTAATTGGTCGCACAAAAAAGATATCCATGGACTGGCCATATCCATTTGTGGAAGACAAGCTGTTTGTTCTCACTCTCAGTGCTGGGTTGGAAGGTTATCATGTCAACGTTGACGGTAGACATGTGACGTCATTCCCGTATCGCACT GCTTATGTTCTTGAGGATGCAACTGGTCTGTCAGTGAACGGCGATCTTCATGTGCATAACATTTTTGCTGGCTCATTGCCAACATCTCATCCTAGCTTTGCTCCACAGAAGAACCTAGAATTGTCATCTGAATGGCAAGCGCCACCACTTCCGGATGGACCTGTTGAACTATTCATTGGCATACTTTCTGCAGGCAATCATTTTGCAGAACGGATGGCTGTCAGGAAATCATGGATGCGTGCAGTTAGTAAGTCTTCTGATATGGTGGCTCGGTTTTTTGTTGCTCTG CATGGAAGGAAGGAAGTGAACTTTGAATTGAAGAAAGAGGCTGAGTTCTTCGGTGACATTGTAATCGTGCCTTTTCTAGATAGCTATGATCTTGTCGTTCTCAAGACCGTTGCCATATGCGAATACGGG GTTCGCATTGTTTCTGCTCGCTATATAATGAAATGCGATGATGATACCTTTGTTAGAATTGATCCTGTGATGAACAAAGTCAAGACAGTTCCCATTGAGAAAAGTCTGTATATTGGTAACATAAACTACCACCACAAGCCCCTACGAGAAGGGAAATGGGCGGTCACATATGAG GAATGGCCTGAAGAGGATTATCCACCGTACGCTAATGGTCCTGGATACGTTGTATCGTCCGACATTGCTCGTTTTATAATATCTGATTTTGAGAAACATAAATTAAGG TTGTTCAAAATGGAAGATGTGAGCATGGGCATGTGGGTTGAGCAGTTTAATAAATCCCGAACAGTCGAATACATTCATAGTCTGAAGTTTTGCCAGTTTGGATGCATAGATGACTACTACACTGCACATTACCAGTCCCCAAGACAAATGACCTGCATGTGGGATAAATTGCAAGCAGGAAAGCCTCAATGCTGTAACATGAGATGA
- the LOC122003940 gene encoding 1,4-dihydroxy-2-naphthoyl-CoA thioesterase 1-like, translated as MTDEDPPLDAPLQAIGFRFDVVSGDYVAGLLTVSDICCQPYGMLHGGVSALIAEALASIGAQLAAGEDRRIVGVQLSINHHRSARTGDCLLAEATPAQTGSLLQIWDVRMWKVDDESTSAKGVLLASSTVTILEKTREVPPEVAKIYLRHATKNKISKL; from the exons ATGACGGACGAGGATCCGCCGCTCGACGCGCCGCTCCAAGCAATTGGCTTCCGGTTCGATGTCGTCTCCGGCGACTACGTCGCCGGCCTCCTCACCGTCTCCGACATATGTTGCCAG CCGTACGGAATGCTCCACGGCGGTGTGTCGGCGCTGATAGCGGAGGCGCTGGCTAGCATCGGCGCCCAACTCGCTGCCGGAGAGGACAGGCGCATCGTGGGAGTTCAGCTCTCCATCAACCACCACCGAAGCGCCCGCACCGGTGACTGCCTCCTTGCCGAGGCCACGCCGGCGCAGACTGGCAGCCTTCTTCAG ATTTGGGATGTGCGTATGTGGAAGGTGGATGATGAGTCCACGTCAGCCAAAGGAGTTTTGCTAGCCTCTTCAACGGTCACGATTCTCGAAAAGACGCGCGAAGTGCCACCTGAAGTTGCCAAAATTTATCTGCGTCACGCgaccaaaaataaaatttctaaattgTAA